In one Cellulomonas sp. JZ18 genomic region, the following are encoded:
- a CDS encoding glycosyltransferase, with product MTVERAPRVAMLSVHTSPLDQPGTGDAGGMNVYVLELSRALAARGARVEIFTRATSSDLPETVVLDGAAPDGHRIAGAEARDVLLARDVPAGVVPPVLVHHVPAGPFEALDKNDLPGVLCGMAAGVLRSEAARRPGWYDVVHSHYWLSGQVGALAAQRWEVPLVHTAHTLARVKNASLGPGDSPEPTVRVVGEEQVVAEADALVASTGVEARELVDLYGADPQRVHVVEPGVDLDRFAPAPAGGREAARRALGLPADRQVVLFAGRVQPLKAPDVLVRALGVLKASGRPVPLLVVLGGPSGRPTAVRELLALAATVGVADDVVVRPPAPRDELARWYHAADVVAMPSRSESFGLVAAEAQASGVPVLAAAVGGLRTVVDDGVSGRLVRGHDPARWADVVADALADDARRAAWAGAARGVAERFGWDAAADQLLKVYSVAAEQRG from the coding sequence GTGACGGTCGAGCGAGCACCCCGGGTGGCCATGCTCTCGGTGCACACGTCGCCGCTCGACCAGCCCGGGACGGGCGACGCGGGCGGCATGAACGTGTACGTGCTGGAGCTCTCGCGCGCGCTCGCGGCCCGCGGGGCGCGCGTCGAGATCTTCACGCGCGCGACGTCGTCGGACCTGCCCGAGACGGTCGTGCTCGACGGCGCCGCACCGGACGGTCACCGCATCGCGGGCGCCGAGGCGCGCGACGTCCTGCTCGCGCGGGACGTGCCGGCGGGCGTCGTCCCGCCCGTCCTCGTGCACCACGTGCCCGCGGGCCCGTTCGAGGCGCTCGACAAGAACGACCTGCCCGGCGTGCTGTGCGGCATGGCGGCCGGCGTCCTGCGCTCGGAGGCCGCGCGCCGGCCCGGCTGGTACGACGTCGTGCACTCCCACTACTGGCTGTCGGGCCAGGTCGGCGCGCTCGCGGCGCAGCGCTGGGAGGTGCCGCTCGTGCACACCGCGCACACGCTGGCACGGGTGAAGAACGCGAGCCTCGGCCCCGGTGACAGCCCGGAGCCGACCGTGCGCGTGGTGGGGGAGGAGCAGGTCGTCGCCGAGGCGGACGCGCTCGTGGCCTCCACCGGCGTCGAGGCGCGGGAGCTCGTCGACCTGTACGGCGCGGACCCGCAGCGCGTGCACGTGGTCGAGCCAGGCGTCGACCTGGACCGGTTCGCGCCCGCACCGGCCGGCGGGCGCGAGGCCGCGCGGCGTGCCCTCGGCCTGCCGGCCGACCGGCAGGTCGTGCTGTTCGCCGGGCGCGTGCAGCCGCTCAAGGCCCCCGACGTGCTCGTCCGTGCGCTGGGCGTCCTCAAGGCGTCGGGACGGCCCGTCCCGCTGCTCGTCGTGCTCGGCGGGCCCAGCGGGCGGCCGACGGCGGTGCGCGAGCTGCTCGCGCTCGCCGCCACCGTGGGCGTCGCGGACGACGTCGTGGTGCGCCCCCCGGCGCCGCGTGACGAGCTCGCGCGCTGGTACCACGCGGCCGACGTCGTCGCCATGCCCTCCCGCTCGGAGTCGTTCGGCCTCGTCGCCGCCGAGGCGCAGGCGAGCGGCGTCCCGGTGCTGGCGGCGGCGGTCGGCGGGCTGCGCACGGTCGTCGACGACGGGGTCTCGGGCCGTCTCGTGCGCGGGCACGACCCGGCGCGCTGGGCGGACGTGGTCGCGGACGCGCTCGCGGACGACGCACGGCGCGCCGCGTGGGCCGGTGCCGCGCGGGGCGTCGCCGAGCGGTTCGGCTGGGACGCCGCGGCGGACCAGCTGCTCAAGGTCTACTCG
- a CDS encoding beta-propeller fold lactonase family protein produces MDDLTTQPAPATDAETLAHGPVPLWVGTYPHAGIGTEAGLGEGIWRVDLDPATGALGEPRLVVETPAPSFVVAHPSGAMVHAVAEDDPGTVTAFAVQEDGGLAPTVTVPVGGAHPCHLLLADDVLHVACYTDGALAVLPLAPDGTYATEVLETGTPAQVFRHEGSGPVTDRQEGPHAHFVAVTPDRRHVLVADLGTDELRRYARAADGTLTADGVAASLPPGTGPRHLAFAPDARHLYVVGELDAAVHVLAWDAAAATGAPVASVPAVDPALTGGATPSPSHVLLEGDRLVLGVRGADVLTTYPVAADGSLGAGTSTRLAGRTPRHHEVVADWTVVALQESHAVVVLDHDGTEVGRASIPSPACVARVR; encoded by the coding sequence GTGGACGACCTGACGACGCAGCCCGCACCCGCCACCGACGCCGAGACGCTCGCGCACGGCCCCGTGCCGCTGTGGGTCGGCACGTACCCGCACGCCGGCATCGGCACCGAGGCCGGTCTCGGGGAGGGGATCTGGCGCGTGGACCTCGACCCCGCGACGGGCGCCCTCGGCGAGCCGCGCCTGGTGGTCGAGACGCCCGCGCCGTCGTTCGTCGTCGCGCACCCGTCCGGGGCGATGGTGCACGCGGTCGCCGAGGACGACCCCGGCACGGTCACCGCGTTCGCCGTGCAGGAGGACGGCGGCCTCGCCCCCACGGTCACCGTGCCCGTCGGCGGCGCGCACCCGTGCCACCTGCTCCTCGCCGACGACGTCCTGCACGTCGCGTGCTACACCGACGGCGCCCTCGCGGTGCTGCCGCTGGCGCCCGACGGCACGTACGCCACCGAGGTGCTCGAGACGGGCACCCCGGCGCAGGTGTTCCGGCACGAGGGGTCCGGGCCGGTGACCGACCGGCAGGAGGGGCCGCACGCGCACTTCGTCGCCGTGACGCCGGACCGCCGTCACGTCCTCGTGGCCGACCTCGGCACCGACGAGCTGCGGCGCTACGCCCGCGCCGCCGACGGCACCCTCACGGCCGACGGCGTCGCCGCGTCCCTCCCGCCCGGCACCGGCCCCCGGCACCTCGCGTTCGCCCCGGACGCCCGGCACCTGTACGTCGTGGGGGAGCTCGACGCGGCCGTGCACGTGCTGGCCTGGGACGCCGCCGCCGCGACCGGCGCCCCCGTCGCCTCGGTCCCCGCGGTCGACCCCGCGCTCACGGGCGGTGCGACGCCGTCGCCGTCGCACGTGCTGCTCGAGGGGGACCGTCTCGTGCTCGGCGTGCGCGGCGCCGACGTCCTCACGACGTACCCGGTGGCCGCGGACGGCTCCCTGGGCGCGGGCACGTCAACCCGTCTCGCCGGCAGGACGCCCCGCCACCACGAGGTCGTCGCCGACTGGACGGTCGTCGCGCTGCAGGAGTCGCACGCGGTCGTCGTCCTCGACCACGACGGCACCGAGGTCGGCCGCGCGAGCATCCCGTCGCCGGCGTGCGTGGCGCGCGTGCGCTGA
- a CDS encoding ROK family transcriptional regulator, whose product MAGAPEDVRGAVRSPASGTSGLPADDPDAARRTRHGRAAERVPDPVRARRQEHLREHNLSVTLAHVVDATSPPSRAQIAASTGLARGTVTGLVDVLIEAGLVRELDPVSAARAGRPAVPLAPAPGRIAGVGMEVNVDYLGVRAVDLAGGVLVERVEQADLRGADPGDVLDRLAALAGPLLAGLQTDGVRVAGTALALPGLVDRVTGPLRVAPNLGWRDVDVVARLAADPVLAAFPPRVANEANLAARAEAHARRGTGAPSFLYVSGEVGVGGALVLDGEIFLGRHGWSGEIGHVVVDGSAPDGPGTLERLAGQDAIAAAAGLPAGSRFADLLRAVEAGDAAAVAAVHAAARWLGLAVATVANVVDVGAVVLGGTFGHLYPHVEGPVRAALDAHVIFAPWSTLDVSRARAGEYPAMTGGALAVLRQVVAEPSVWLTPTP is encoded by the coding sequence ATGGCCGGGGCACCCGAGGACGTGCGCGGCGCCGTGCGGTCGCCGGCGTCCGGTACGTCCGGGCTGCCCGCCGACGACCCCGACGCCGCCCGCCGCACCCGGCACGGACGTGCGGCCGAGCGCGTGCCGGACCCGGTGCGCGCCCGCCGCCAGGAGCACCTGCGCGAGCACAACCTGTCGGTCACCCTGGCCCACGTCGTCGACGCCACGTCCCCACCGTCGCGCGCCCAGATCGCGGCGTCCACCGGACTGGCCCGGGGCACCGTCACCGGGCTGGTCGACGTGCTCATCGAGGCGGGCCTCGTGCGCGAGCTCGACCCCGTGTCCGCGGCGCGCGCGGGACGTCCCGCGGTGCCCCTCGCCCCCGCGCCCGGCCGGATCGCCGGCGTCGGCATGGAGGTGAACGTCGACTACCTCGGCGTGCGCGCGGTCGACCTCGCGGGCGGCGTGCTCGTCGAGCGCGTCGAGCAGGCCGACCTGCGCGGTGCGGACCCGGGTGACGTGCTCGACCGCCTCGCGGCCCTCGCCGGCCCGCTGCTCGCCGGCCTGCAGACCGACGGCGTCCGCGTCGCCGGCACCGCGCTGGCGCTGCCCGGGCTCGTCGACCGGGTCACCGGTCCGCTGCGGGTCGCGCCGAACCTCGGCTGGCGCGACGTCGACGTCGTCGCGCGCCTGGCCGCCGACCCGGTGCTCGCGGCGTTCCCGCCGCGCGTCGCCAACGAGGCGAACCTCGCCGCACGGGCCGAGGCCCACGCGCGCCGCGGCACCGGAGCGCCGTCGTTCCTCTACGTGTCCGGCGAGGTCGGCGTCGGCGGCGCCCTCGTGCTCGACGGCGAGATCTTCCTCGGCCGGCACGGCTGGAGCGGGGAGATCGGGCACGTCGTCGTCGACGGCTCGGCCCCCGACGGACCGGGGACGCTGGAGCGGCTCGCCGGGCAGGACGCCATCGCGGCGGCCGCGGGCCTGCCCGCGGGCAGCCGGTTCGCGGACCTGCTCCGCGCCGTCGAGGCCGGCGACGCGGCCGCCGTGGCCGCGGTCCACGCCGCGGCACGGTGGCTGGGCCTCGCGGTCGCGACCGTGGCCAACGTGGTCGACGTGGGCGCCGTGGTGCTGGGCGGCACCTTCGGGCACCTGTACCCGCACGTCGAGGGCCCGGTGCGCGCCGCGCTCGACGCGCACGTCATCTTCGCGCCGTGGTCCACCCTCGACGTCTCGCGCGCCCGCGCGGGGGAGTACCCGGCGATGACGGGCGGAGCCCTGGCCGTCCTGCGCCAGGTCGTGGCGGAGCCCTCCGTCTGGCTCACCCCCACCCCCTGA
- the xylA gene encoding xylose isomerase: protein MVRKPTPEDRFSFGLWTVGWNAQDQFGSNTRPWLDPVESVHKLAELGAAHVTFHDDDVVPFGSSASERDKILERFKGALAETGITVEMVTTNTFSHPVFKDGAFTSNDRRVRRFGLRKVLRNVDLAADLGADTFVMWGGREGAEYDSAKDLKAAHDRYAEGIDTVAAYIKEKGYKLRIALEPKPNEPRGDILLPTIGHAIALISTLENGDIVGLNPEVGHEQMAGLNFTTGIAQALWQGKLFHIDLNGQRSIKYDQDLVFGHGDLFSAFATVDLLENGFPSGGPKYTGPIHFDYKPSRTEDFQGVWDSAAANMSTYILLKERAQAFRADPEVQEALEAAGVLSLAEPTLAEGETIADLLNDRSAFEDFDADEVGAHGFGFVRLNQLALEHALGARG, encoded by the coding sequence ATGGTGCGCAAGCCCACCCCCGAAGACAGGTTCTCGTTCGGCCTCTGGACCGTGGGCTGGAACGCCCAGGACCAGTTCGGCTCGAACACCCGCCCGTGGCTCGACCCGGTCGAGTCGGTGCACAAGCTCGCCGAGCTCGGCGCGGCGCACGTGACGTTCCACGACGACGACGTGGTGCCCTTCGGCTCGTCGGCCTCCGAGCGCGACAAGATCCTCGAGCGCTTCAAGGGCGCCCTGGCCGAGACCGGCATCACGGTCGAGATGGTCACGACGAACACGTTCAGCCACCCGGTGTTCAAGGACGGCGCGTTCACCTCGAACGACCGCCGCGTGCGCCGCTTCGGCCTGCGCAAGGTCCTGCGCAACGTCGACCTCGCCGCCGACCTCGGCGCCGACACGTTCGTCATGTGGGGTGGCCGCGAGGGCGCCGAGTACGACTCGGCCAAGGACCTGAAGGCCGCGCACGACCGCTACGCCGAGGGCATCGACACCGTCGCCGCGTACATCAAGGAGAAGGGCTACAAGCTCCGCATCGCGCTCGAGCCGAAGCCGAACGAGCCCCGCGGCGACATCCTCCTGCCGACGATCGGCCACGCGATCGCCCTCATCTCCACGCTGGAGAACGGCGACATCGTCGGCCTGAACCCCGAGGTCGGCCACGAGCAGATGGCGGGCCTGAACTTCACGACCGGCATCGCGCAGGCGCTGTGGCAGGGCAAGCTCTTCCACATCGACCTCAACGGCCAGCGGTCCATCAAGTACGACCAGGACCTCGTGTTCGGCCACGGCGACCTGTTCTCGGCGTTCGCCACGGTCGACCTGCTCGAGAACGGCTTCCCGAGCGGCGGCCCGAAGTACACCGGCCCGATCCACTTCGACTACAAGCCCTCGCGCACCGAGGACTTCCAGGGCGTGTGGGACTCGGCGGCGGCGAACATGTCGACGTACATCCTGCTCAAGGAGCGCGCGCAGGCGTTCCGCGCCGACCCCGAGGTCCAGGAGGCCCTCGAGGCGGCCGGCGTCCTCTCGCTCGCCGAGCCGACGCTCGCCGAGGGTGAGACGATCGCCGACCTGCTGAACGACCGCTCGGCGTTCGAGGACTTCGACGCCGACGAGGTCGGCGCGCACGGCTTCGGCTTCGTGCGCCTCAACCAGCTCGCGCTCGAGCACGCGCTCGGCGCGCGCGGCTGA
- a CDS encoding xylulokinase, with the protein MTLVAGVDSSTQSCKVVVRDAETGALVRQGRATHPDGTEVAPAAWWDALQEAIAQAGGLDDVAAVAVGGQQHGMVALDEHGEVVRDALLWNDTRSAGAARDLVAELGDGDVAAGAQAWASAIGSVPVASLTVTKLRWLRDAEPENAARVAAVALPHDWLTWKLAGGLAEVGWEGLVTDRSDASGTGYWSPFTEDYRLDLLELALGSRPRLPRVLGPREAGPRLAGGGALLGPGAGDNAGAALALGLQPGDVAVSIGTSGVVSAVAKAPTADGSGLVTGFADATGAYLPLACTLNASRVLDAARRILGVDHAGLSELALSAPAGADGLVHIPYLEGERTPNKPDATGALHGMRLGNTTPAHLARAAVEGMLCSLADGIDALREVGVPVERLFLIGGGAQSEAVRRIAPTVLGLDVHVPTPGEYVADGAARQAAWVLSGSDTPPAWSAASDAEVVSAPVEPQVRAQYAAARELTVDRTS; encoded by the coding sequence ATGACGCTCGTGGCAGGTGTGGACTCGTCCACCCAGTCGTGCAAGGTGGTGGTGCGCGACGCGGAGACCGGCGCGCTGGTCCGGCAGGGGCGCGCGACGCACCCCGACGGCACCGAGGTGGCGCCCGCGGCGTGGTGGGACGCGCTGCAGGAGGCGATCGCGCAGGCCGGCGGTCTCGACGACGTCGCCGCGGTGGCGGTGGGCGGGCAGCAGCACGGCATGGTGGCGCTCGACGAGCACGGCGAGGTCGTCCGCGACGCGCTGCTGTGGAACGACACGCGCTCGGCCGGTGCGGCGCGCGACCTGGTCGCGGAGCTCGGCGACGGCGACGTCGCGGCGGGCGCGCAGGCGTGGGCGTCGGCGATCGGCTCGGTGCCGGTCGCCTCGCTGACGGTGACGAAGCTGCGCTGGCTGCGCGACGCCGAGCCGGAGAACGCGGCGCGCGTCGCGGCCGTCGCGCTCCCCCACGACTGGCTGACGTGGAAGCTCGCGGGCGGGCTCGCCGAGGTCGGCTGGGAGGGCCTGGTCACGGACCGCTCCGACGCGTCCGGCACGGGCTACTGGTCGCCGTTCACCGAGGACTACCGCCTGGACCTGCTCGAGCTCGCGCTCGGCTCGCGCCCGCGCCTGCCGCGCGTGCTCGGTCCTCGTGAGGCCGGTCCCCGCCTCGCCGGCGGCGGCGCGCTGCTCGGCCCCGGCGCGGGCGACAACGCGGGTGCCGCGCTCGCCCTCGGCCTGCAGCCGGGCGACGTCGCGGTGTCCATCGGCACGTCGGGCGTCGTCTCGGCCGTCGCGAAGGCCCCGACGGCGGACGGCTCCGGCCTCGTCACCGGCTTCGCCGACGCGACGGGTGCGTACCTGCCGCTGGCCTGCACGCTCAACGCCTCCCGGGTCCTCGACGCCGCGCGCCGCATCCTCGGCGTCGACCACGCCGGCCTGTCCGAGCTCGCGCTGTCCGCCCCGGCCGGCGCGGACGGCCTCGTGCACATCCCCTACCTCGAGGGTGAGCGCACGCCCAACAAGCCGGACGCCACGGGCGCGCTGCACGGCATGCGCCTGGGCAACACCACGCCCGCGCACCTCGCCCGCGCCGCGGTCGAGGGCATGCTCTGCTCGCTCGCCGACGGCATCGACGCGCTGCGCGAGGTCGGCGTGCCCGTCGAGCGGCTGTTCCTCATCGGCGGCGGCGCGCAGTCGGAGGCCGTGCGCCGCATCGCGCCGACGGTCCTCGGGCTCGACGTGCACGTGCCGACGCCGGGCGAGTACGTCGCCGACGGCGCCGCGCGCCAGGCCGCGTGGGTGCTCTCGGGGTCGGACACGCCCCCGGCCTGGTCCGCCGCGTCCGACGCCGAGGTCGTCAGCGCGCCCGTGGAGCCGCAGGTGCGCGCGCAGTACGCCGCGGCCCGCGAGCTCACGGTGGACCGCACCTCCTGA